The proteins below are encoded in one region of Telopea speciosissima isolate NSW1024214 ecotype Mountain lineage chromosome 10, Tspe_v1, whole genome shotgun sequence:
- the LOC122642093 gene encoding non-specific lipid transfer protein GPI-anchored 5-like has protein sequence MAATKGIEMGLVAIAVTMLYWVGAAVAQSSCTSMIVGMAPCLSYITGNSSNPTSSCCQQLSSVVQSQPQCLCQVVNGAATLGIPINQTLALSLPAACNVQTPSISACNAVNGPSTSPATESPVGSPYPTASTTSNGNTDSTTTPAADSPSGTGSKTVPSTGIEISEGTRITKLPLHLVVLMLLFLASFASTLPSF, from the exons ATGGCAGCAACGAAAGGGATCGAGATGGGTCTTGTTGCAATAGCTGTGACAATGCTTTATTGGGTGGGAGCTGCTGTGGCTCAATCGAGTTGCACAAGCATGATCGTTGGCATGGCACCTTGTCTTAGCTACATTACAGGAAATTCATCAAACCCAACATCTTCTTGCTGCCAACAGCTTTCGAGTGTTGTCCAATCTCAGCCTCAATGTCTTTGCCAGGTGGTTAATGGTGCTGCAACTTTGGGCATTCCAATTAATCAAACACTTGCTCTGTCACTCCCTGCTGCTTGCAATGTCCAGACTCCATCAATTAGTGCCTGCAATG CTGTTAATGGACCATCAACTTCTCCGGCAACGGAATCTCCGGTGGGTTCTCCTTATCCTACTGCTAGTACTACCTCTAATGGAAATACAGATTCTACAACTACCCCAGCGGCAGACTCTCCTTCAG GAACTGGGTCGAAGACAGTGCCATCAACAGGAATAGAAATATCTGAAGGAACTAGAATTACAAAATTACCACTTCATCTTGTAGTCTTGATGCTTCTGTTCTTGGCTTCATTTGCTTCAACTCTCCCCAGCTTCTGA
- the LOC122643762 gene encoding non-specific lipid transfer protein GPI-anchored 5-like, whose product MAATKGIEMGLVAIAVTMLYWVGAAVAQSSCTNMIVGMAPCLSYITGNSSNPSSSCCQQLSSVVQSQPQCLCQVLNGSAAATLGIAINQTLALSLPAACNVQTPSISACNAVNGPSTSLAAESPVGSPYPTASTTSNGNTDSTTPPVADSPSGTGSKTVPSTGVETSKGTRITKLPLHLLVLMLLFVASFVSTLTSF is encoded by the exons atggcAGCAACGAAAGGAATCGAGATGGGTCTTGTTGCAATAGCTGTAACAATGCTTTATTGGGTTGGAGCTGCTGTGGCTCAATCGAGTTGCACAAACATGATTGTTGGCATGGCACCTTGTCTTAGTTACATTACAGGAAATTCATCAAACCCATCATCTTCTTGCTGCCAACAGCTTTCGAGTGTTGTCCAATCTCAGCCTCAATGTCTTTGTCAAGTGCTCAATGGTAGTGCTGCTGCAACTTTGGGAATTGCAATTAATCAAACACTTGCTCTGTCACTCCCTGCTGCTTGCAATGTCCAGACTCCATCAATTAGTGCCTGTAATG CTGTTAATGGACCATCAACTTCCCTGGCGGCGGAATCTCCGGTGGGTTCTCCTTATCCAACTGCTAGTACTACGTCTAATGGAAATACAGATTCTACAACTCCCCCAGTGGCAGACTCTCCTTCAG GAACTGGGTCGAAGACAGTGCCATCGACAGGGGTAGAAACATCTAAAGGAACTAGAATTACAAAATTACCACTTCATCTTCTTGTCTTGATGCTTCTGTTCGTGGCTTCATTTGTTTCAACTCTTACCAGCTTCTGA